A region of Pseudomonas putida DNA encodes the following proteins:
- a CDS encoding crotonase/enoyl-CoA hydratase family protein codes for MVLEPETYSAFKVDLTDNIAHVQINRPEKINAMNAAFWEEIIDIFQWVDDTDAVRAVVISGAGKHFSAGIDLMMLASLAGQMGKDVGRNARLLRSTILRLQASFNAVDKCRKPVLAAVQGYCIGGAIDLISACDMRYCSQDAQFSIKEIDMGMAADVGTLQRLPRIIGDGIMRELAFTGRNVEADEALRIGLVNRVYDDQAALLDGVFAIAREIAAKSPIAVAGTKEMLSYMRDHRIDDGLEYIATWNAAMLQSEDLRVAVAAHMSKQKPTFAD; via the coding sequence TTGGTCCTCGAACCCGAGACGTACAGCGCCTTCAAGGTCGACCTGACCGATAACATCGCCCACGTCCAGATCAATCGCCCCGAGAAGATCAACGCGATGAACGCCGCCTTCTGGGAGGAAATCATCGACATTTTCCAGTGGGTCGATGACACCGATGCAGTGCGTGCCGTCGTCATCAGCGGCGCGGGTAAGCATTTCTCTGCGGGCATCGACTTGATGATGCTGGCTTCGCTGGCTGGCCAGATGGGCAAGGACGTCGGCCGTAATGCGCGCTTGCTGCGCAGCACCATCCTGCGTCTGCAGGCGTCGTTCAACGCCGTCGACAAATGCCGCAAACCAGTACTGGCGGCGGTTCAGGGCTACTGCATTGGTGGCGCCATCGACCTCATTTCGGCGTGCGACATGCGCTACTGCAGCCAGGATGCGCAGTTTTCGATCAAGGAAATCGACATGGGCATGGCCGCTGATGTCGGCACGCTGCAACGTTTGCCACGTATCATTGGCGACGGCATCATGCGCGAGCTGGCATTCACCGGGCGCAACGTCGAGGCCGATGAGGCACTGCGCATCGGCCTGGTCAACCGGGTCTATGATGATCAGGCCGCGCTGCTTGACGGGGTCTTTGCCATCGCCCGCGAGATTGCCGCAAAATCGCCGATCGCCGTGGCCGGCACCAAGGAAATGCTCAGCTACATGCGTGACCATCGCATTGACGATGGCCTGGAATACATCGCCACCTGGAACGCCGCGATGCTGCAGTCCGAAGACCTGCGCGTGGCCGTGGCGGCGCACATGAGCAAACAGAAACCGACGTTCGCCGACTGA
- the nudC gene encoding NAD(+) diphosphatase — MSARWTTAVLDPQITGGWAVAHSPEGFLVDDNGALFPREWLKRQDLDVLCEHGIGHFDGEPVFLFELRSATDLPGCGWRGLRAFMLEGDFDLYKVLGYAAQIGTWAREHRFCGSCGQAMTQIHWERAMYCQACDLRSYPRISPSMIVLVTRGDEILLARSPRFVTGVYSTLAGFAEPGESAEDCLVREVREEVAVEVQNIRYVGSQCWPFPHSMMLGFHAEYAGGEIVMQPDEIEDAQWFSVHDLPPLPAGRSIARYLIDLYVAERLGLPEPVLPR, encoded by the coding sequence ATGTCAGCACGCTGGACTACCGCAGTACTCGACCCGCAGATCACCGGGGGCTGGGCCGTGGCCCACAGCCCGGAAGGGTTTTTGGTGGACGACAACGGCGCGCTGTTCCCCCGCGAGTGGCTCAAGCGCCAGGACCTGGACGTGCTGTGTGAGCATGGCATTGGCCACTTCGATGGCGAGCCGGTGTTTCTGTTCGAACTGCGCAGTGCCACCGACCTGCCGGGCTGCGGCTGGCGCGGCCTGCGCGCGTTCATGCTTGAAGGCGACTTCGACCTGTACAAGGTGCTGGGTTATGCCGCGCAGATCGGTACCTGGGCCCGCGAGCACCGTTTTTGCGGCAGTTGCGGCCAGGCGATGACGCAAATCCATTGGGAGCGGGCAATGTACTGCCAGGCGTGCGACTTGCGCAGCTACCCGCGCATTTCGCCGAGCATGATCGTGCTGGTCACCCGCGGTGACGAGATCCTGTTGGCGCGTTCGCCGCGCTTCGTCACCGGTGTCTACAGCACCCTGGCGGGCTTTGCCGAACCGGGCGAGTCGGCCGAGGATTGCCTGGTACGCGAAGTGCGTGAAGAGGTGGCGGTCGAGGTGCAGAACATCCGCTACGTCGGCAGCCAGTGCTGGCCGTTCCCGCATTCAATGATGCTGGGGTTCCATGCCGAGTACGCGGGCGGGGAGATCGTCATGCAGCCGGACGAAATTGAGGACGCCCAGTGGTTCAGCGTGCATGACTTGCCGCCGCTACCGGCCGGGCGATCCATCGCCCGCTACCTGATCGATTTATACGTGGCTGAGCGATTAGGCCTGCCCGAACCAGTGCTGCCACGCTAG
- a CDS encoding MBL fold metallo-hydrolase — MDLLFLGTSAGVPTKARNVSATAVIEASGRHWYLIDCGEGTQHRLLQTPLSIRDLRGIFITHVHGDHCFGLPGLLASAGMSGRTQPLDIILPAALHDWVRLGLTASDTYLPFEVRLLAVESLTDWRSETLQVSTVQLSHRVPSVGFVFTELNPEPRLDVQRLDAEGIPRGPLWGDLAKGLPVEHEGRTLHGQDYLRASRPARRVIVCGDNDSPELLAEVAKGADVMVHEATFTQAVVERTGATFGHSTAAQVARFAEVAGVRNLVLTHFSARYQADPRRSPCIDDVRVEALAHYSGHLTLAQDLQRYHIGRDGCLVVVDALSHR; from the coding sequence ATGGACCTGCTGTTTCTAGGCACCAGTGCCGGCGTGCCGACCAAGGCCCGCAACGTCAGTGCCACGGCCGTGATCGAGGCCAGCGGCCGCCACTGGTACTTGATCGATTGCGGCGAAGGCACGCAGCATCGGCTGCTGCAGACGCCGCTGTCGATACGCGACTTGCGCGGCATCTTCATCACCCATGTGCACGGCGACCACTGCTTCGGCCTGCCCGGCCTGCTGGCCAGCGCCGGAATGAGCGGGCGGACCCAGCCGCTGGATATCATCCTGCCCGCCGCCCTGCATGACTGGGTGCGACTGGGCCTGACCGCCAGCGACACTTACCTGCCTTTCGAGGTGCGCCTGCTGGCCGTTGAAAGCCTGACTGACTGGCGTAGCGAGACGCTGCAGGTCAGCACCGTGCAGCTGTCGCACCGGGTGCCGAGCGTGGGCTTCGTGTTCACCGAGCTCAACCCCGAACCGCGCCTGGACGTGCAGCGCCTGGATGCCGAAGGCATTCCACGCGGGCCGTTGTGGGGCGACCTGGCCAAAGGGCTGCCGGTCGAGCATGAGGGGCGAACCCTGCACGGCCAGGACTATTTGCGCGCATCGCGGCCGGCGCGGCGGGTGATCGTGTGCGGTGACAACGACAGCCCCGAGCTGCTGGCGGAGGTCGCCAAGGGCGCAGATGTGATGGTGCACGAAGCGACCTTTACCCAGGCGGTCGTCGAGCGCACTGGGGCTACCTTCGGCCACAGCACGGCGGCGCAAGTGGCGCGGTTCGCCGAGGTGGCGGGTGTGCGCAACCTGGTGCTGACGCATTTTAGTGCGCGTTACCAGGCTGATCCACGACGCAGCCCGTGCATCGACGATGTACGAGTAGAGGCCCTGGCGCACTACAGCGGGCATCTGACCTTGGCGCAGGACCTGCAGCGGTATCACATTGGGCGGGATGGGTGTCTTGTTGTGGTGGATGCGCTGTCGCACAGATAG
- a CDS encoding TSUP family transporter, translated as MPFELSVEPLTLLILALVAFVAGFIDAIAGGGGLLTTPALLTAGMPPHLVLGTNKLSSTFGSATAGFTYYKRKLFHPAQWRPALFATLVGASLGAVIAHYLPAEWLNKMLPVVVFACGIYLLFGGTPKAPLDADAPIKKKWQLPQGFTLGFYDGVAGPGTGAFWTVSTLLLYPIDLVRASGVARSMNFVSNIAALTVFIISGQVDYVVGLAMGLSVMVGAFFGARTAISGGSKFIRPVFITVVLALTVRLAWQHWFGQA; from the coding sequence ATGCCCTTCGAACTCTCCGTAGAACCCCTCACCCTACTCATCCTGGCCCTGGTCGCCTTCGTCGCCGGCTTCATCGACGCCATCGCTGGCGGCGGCGGCTTGCTCACCACCCCGGCCCTGCTCACAGCCGGCATGCCGCCACACCTGGTGCTAGGCACCAACAAGCTCAGCTCGACCTTCGGCTCGGCCACAGCTGGCTTCACCTACTACAAGCGCAAGCTGTTCCACCCCGCACAATGGCGCCCGGCACTGTTCGCGACCCTGGTAGGCGCCTCTCTGGGCGCGGTGATCGCCCACTACCTGCCCGCCGAGTGGCTGAACAAGATGCTCCCGGTGGTGGTCTTCGCTTGCGGCATCTACCTGCTGTTCGGCGGCACGCCCAAGGCGCCGCTGGATGCCGATGCACCGATCAAGAAGAAATGGCAGCTCCCCCAAGGCTTCACCCTGGGCTTCTACGATGGCGTGGCCGGCCCCGGCACCGGCGCGTTCTGGACCGTGAGCACCCTGCTGCTCTACCCCATCGACCTGGTGCGCGCCAGCGGTGTAGCACGCAGCATGAACTTCGTCAGCAACATCGCGGCGCTGACGGTGTTCATCATTTCAGGGCAGGTGGACTACGTCGTCGGCCTGGCCATGGGCCTGTCGGTAATGGTCGGCGCCTTCTTCGGCGCACGCACGGCAATCAGCGGCGGCAGCAAGTTCATCCGCCCGGTGTTCATTACCGTGGTGCTGGCGCTGACCGTGCGCCTAGCGTGGCAGCACTGGTTCGGGCAGGCCTAA
- a CDS encoding NCS1 family nucleobase:cation symporter-1 has protein sequence MQQSRSQVIEQDGLFELEAGTDVLDSSRYNHDIAPTKVHQRTWNKWHITALWVGMSICVPTYTLGGVLTAYFGLSVGEALLAILLANLIVLIPLTLNAFPGTKYGIPFPVLLRSSFGILGSNVPCLIRAVVACGWFGIQTMFGGLAIHLFLGSMFDSWKALEGTGEVIGFMIFWALNLWVVLRGAESIKWLETLSAPLLVAVGVGLLFWALPHMSMTELLAQPPKRPEGASVVSYFCAGLTAMVGFWATLSLNIPDFSRYAKSQKDQILGQIFGLPLTMFLFAALGVVLTAASASLVGETVSDPVSLIGKIQSPGWVALAMALIVIATLSTNTAANIVSPTNDFQNIAPRLIGRSRAVWLTGFIGLALMGHELLKKLGLIVSDLSLESVYSNWLLGYSSLLGPIAGIMVVDYFLIRRQRLDLAGLYRDDVYPAWNWAGFAAFGVPVALTVMSIGNSSFSWFYDYGWFTGSLLGGALYYVLGGLAARSPARLAKPLP, from the coding sequence ATGCAACAGAGCAGATCGCAAGTGATCGAGCAGGATGGCCTGTTCGAGCTGGAGGCAGGCACTGACGTGCTCGACAGCTCGCGCTACAACCACGACATCGCGCCCACCAAGGTACACCAGCGCACCTGGAACAAATGGCACATCACCGCCCTGTGGGTGGGCATGTCCATCTGCGTGCCCACCTACACCCTCGGCGGCGTGCTTACGGCCTACTTTGGCCTGAGCGTGGGCGAGGCGCTGCTGGCGATCCTGCTGGCCAACCTCATCGTACTGATTCCACTGACCCTCAACGCCTTCCCTGGCACCAAGTACGGCATCCCCTTCCCGGTGCTGCTGCGCTCGTCGTTCGGCATTCTTGGCTCCAACGTGCCGTGCCTGATCCGCGCGGTGGTCGCCTGCGGCTGGTTCGGTATCCAGACGATGTTCGGCGGCCTGGCCATTCACCTGTTCCTCGGCTCGATGTTCGATAGCTGGAAGGCCCTGGAGGGCACCGGAGAGGTGATTGGCTTCATGATCTTCTGGGCCCTCAACCTGTGGGTGGTGCTGCGCGGGGCGGAGTCGATCAAGTGGCTCGAAACGCTTTCGGCACCGCTGCTGGTGGCGGTGGGCGTGGGCCTGCTGTTCTGGGCGCTGCCGCACATGTCGATGACCGAGTTGTTGGCGCAGCCGCCCAAGCGGCCAGAGGGCGCCAGCGTGGTCAGCTACTTCTGCGCCGGGCTCACGGCCATGGTCGGCTTCTGGGCCACGCTGTCGCTGAATATTCCCGACTTCAGCCGCTATGCCAAAAGCCAGAAGGACCAGATTCTCGGGCAGATCTTCGGCCTGCCGCTGACCATGTTCCTGTTCGCCGCCCTGGGTGTGGTGCTGACCGCAGCTTCCGCTTCGCTGGTAGGTGAGACGGTCTCCGACCCGGTCAGCCTGATTGGCAAGATCCAGAGCCCAGGCTGGGTTGCGCTGGCCATGGCACTGATCGTGATCGCCACGCTGTCGACCAACACGGCGGCGAACATCGTGTCGCCCACCAACGACTTCCAGAACATCGCGCCGCGCCTGATCGGGCGTAGCCGTGCGGTGTGGCTGACCGGTTTTATCGGTTTGGCGCTGATGGGCCATGAATTGCTCAAGAAGCTGGGTTTGATCGTCTCGGACCTGAGCCTTGAGAGTGTCTATTCCAACTGGTTGCTGGGGTATTCGAGCCTGCTCGGGCCGATTGCCGGGATCATGGTGGTGGACTACTTCCTGATCCGCCGCCAGCGCCTGGACCTGGCCGGGCTGTACCGCGACGACGTGTACCCGGCCTGGAACTGGGCGGGGTTCGCCGCGTTCGGGGTGCCGGTGGCGCTGACCGTGATGTCGATCGGCAACAGCAGCTTCAGCTGGTTCTACGACTATGGCTGGTTCACCGGTTCGCTGCTGGGTGGGGCGCTGTACTACGTCCTGGGTGGCTTGGCGGCGCGCAGCCCCGCGCGGCTGGCCAAGCCGTTGCCTTGA
- the nhaB gene encoding sodium/proton antiporter NhaB: MSRSLAGALAHNFLGQSPLWYKAVIGLFLVLNPLLLLTAGPVTAGWVLVIEFIFTLGMALKCYPLMPGGLLLVEALLLGMTTPQALYEELLHNFPVILLLMFMVAGIHFMKELLLFLFSRILLGVRSKAALSLLFCVLSAFLSAFLDALTVTAVIISAAVGFYAVFHRVASGANPREESALDSDQQIPQLHREDLDQFRAFLRSLLMHGAVGTALGGVCTLVGEPQNLLIGHEMGWHFADFFFKVAPVSLPVLGAGLLTCVVLEKLRLFGYGTLMPERVRQVLAAYAAEDDAARTAAQRAALWVQGCAALILIICLGLHIAEVGLIGLLVIVLITAFTGITDEHRLGRAFQDAMPFTALLVVFFAVVAVIHQQQLFSPLIAWVLALPAEQQPGMLYLANGVLSAISDNVFVATIYITEVKQAFLNGGMSREHFETLAVAINTGTNLPSVATPNGQAAFLFLLTSAIAPLIRLSYGRMVWMALPYTVVMGGLGWWAVTYWL, encoded by the coding sequence ATGTCACGCTCCCTGGCCGGCGCGCTCGCCCACAATTTCCTGGGCCAGTCACCGCTCTGGTACAAGGCCGTCATCGGCCTGTTCCTGGTGCTCAACCCGTTGTTGTTGCTGACCGCAGGCCCGGTCACGGCGGGCTGGGTGCTGGTGATCGAATTCATCTTCACCTTGGGCATGGCGCTCAAGTGCTACCCGCTGATGCCTGGCGGCTTGCTGCTGGTCGAAGCCCTGCTGCTCGGTATGACCACCCCTCAGGCCCTGTACGAAGAGCTGCTGCACAACTTCCCGGTGATCCTGCTGCTGATGTTCATGGTCGCCGGCATTCACTTCATGAAGGAGCTGCTGCTGTTCCTGTTCTCGCGGATCTTGCTCGGTGTGCGCTCGAAAGCGGCCCTGTCGCTGCTGTTTTGCGTGCTGTCGGCGTTCCTTTCGGCCTTTCTCGATGCCCTGACGGTCACGGCGGTGATCATCAGCGCTGCGGTAGGTTTCTACGCGGTCTTTCACCGCGTGGCCTCTGGCGCCAACCCGCGTGAGGAGAGCGCGCTCGACAGCGACCAGCAGATCCCGCAACTGCACCGAGAAGACCTCGACCAGTTCCGCGCCTTCCTGCGCAGCCTGTTGATGCACGGTGCGGTCGGCACTGCGCTGGGCGGCGTGTGCACGCTGGTGGGCGAACCGCAGAACCTGCTGATCGGCCATGAGATGGGCTGGCACTTCGCCGATTTCTTCTTCAAGGTCGCGCCTGTGTCGTTGCCGGTGCTTGGTGCCGGGCTGCTGACCTGCGTCGTACTGGAAAAACTGCGCCTGTTCGGCTACGGCACGCTGATGCCCGAGCGGGTGCGTCAGGTGCTGGCCGCCTACGCTGCCGAGGACGATGCCGCACGCACCGCAGCTCAACGTGCCGCGCTGTGGGTGCAAGGCTGCGCGGCGCTGATCCTGATCATCTGCCTGGGCCTGCACATTGCCGAGGTCGGCCTGATCGGCCTGCTGGTGATCGTGCTGATCACCGCGTTCACCGGCATCACCGACGAACACCGCCTGGGCCGTGCCTTCCAGGACGCCATGCCGTTCACTGCGCTGCTGGTGGTGTTCTTCGCCGTGGTCGCGGTGATCCATCAACAGCAGTTGTTCAGCCCGCTGATTGCCTGGGTACTGGCGCTGCCCGCCGAACAACAACCGGGCATGCTGTACCTGGCCAACGGTGTGCTGTCGGCGATCAGCGACAACGTGTTCGTCGCCACCATCTACATTACCGAGGTCAAGCAGGCCTTCCTCAACGGTGGCATGAGCCGCGAGCATTTCGAGACGCTGGCAGTGGCGATCAATACCGGCACCAACCTGCCGAGCGTGGCGACGCCAAATGGGCAAGCGGCGTTCCTGTTCCTGCTGACCTCGGCGATTGCGCCGCTGATCCGGCTTTCGTATGGGCGCATGGTGTGGATGGCGTTGCCCTATACCGTGGTCATGGGTGGGCTGGGCTGGTGGGCGGTGACCTACTGGTTGTAA
- a CDS encoding lipocalin family protein, protein MAMRTALMLSCMTLALIGCAGSNDEHRAPPTTQQVDLQRYQGTWYELARLPMFFQRNCVQSEAHYGLREDGRIDVNNRCKEQDGQWNEAKGIAEAQQPGKTDKLWVQFDNWFSRLAPGLTKGEYWVLYHDKDYRVALVGHPNREYLWLLSRTPVVTDQAREQLLSIARKQGYDTRKLIWRQEG, encoded by the coding sequence ATGGCGATGCGCACGGCACTGATGCTTTCCTGCATGACCCTAGCCCTGATCGGCTGCGCCGGCTCCAACGATGAACACCGCGCACCGCCAACGACCCAGCAGGTCGACCTGCAACGCTATCAGGGCACCTGGTATGAGCTGGCGCGCTTGCCGATGTTCTTCCAGCGCAACTGCGTGCAGTCCGAAGCGCATTACGGTCTGCGCGAGGACGGGCGCATCGACGTCAACAACCGCTGCAAGGAACAGGACGGCCAGTGGAATGAAGCCAAAGGCATTGCCGAAGCCCAGCAGCCGGGCAAGACCGATAAGCTTTGGGTGCAGTTCGACAACTGGTTCAGCCGGCTGGCACCGGGGCTGACCAAGGGTGAGTACTGGGTGCTTTACCACGACAAGGACTACCGCGTGGCCCTGGTCGGGCACCCGAATCGGGAGTACCTGTGGCTGCTCTCGCGCACGCCGGTAGTCACCGACCAGGCGCGTGAGCAACTGCTGTCGATTGCCCGCAAGCAAGGCTACGACACCCGCAAGTTGATCTGGCGCCAGGAGGGCTAG
- a CDS encoding Zn-dependent hydrolase encodes MTAVKDVLKTTARHVDSARLWQSLMDLARLGATAKGGVCRLALTDLDRQARDLFVAWCEAAGCTVSVDAVGNIFARRPGRNPKLPPVMTGSHIDTQPTGGKFDGCYGVMAGLEVIRTLNDLGVDTEAPLEVVVWTNEEGSRFAPCMMGSGVFAGKFTLEETLAKRDAQGVSVGEALDAIGYAGQRAVLGHPVGAYFEAHIEQGPILEDQAKTIGVVLGALGQKWFDLTLRGVEAHAGPTPMHLRKDALVGAAAVVEAVNRTAHAHQPHACGTVGCLQAYPGSRNVIPGEVRMTLDFRHLEGEQLDAMIAEVRGVIESTCAKHGLTHELTPTADFPALYFDKGCVDAVRDSASNLSLPHMDIVSGAGHDAIFLAELGPAGMIFVPCENGISHNEIENATPEDLAAGCAVLLRAMLAASEAIANGRLAA; translated from the coding sequence ATGACTGCAGTCAAAGATGTCCTGAAGACTACCGCCCGCCACGTCGACAGCGCGCGCCTGTGGCAATCGCTGATGGACCTTGCCCGCCTCGGCGCCACGGCCAAAGGCGGGGTCTGCCGGCTGGCGCTGACCGACCTCGACCGCCAGGCCCGCGACCTGTTTGTCGCGTGGTGCGAGGCGGCCGGTTGCACCGTCAGTGTCGATGCAGTCGGCAATATTTTCGCCCGTCGCCCGGGGCGCAACCCCAAGTTGCCACCGGTGATGACCGGCAGCCATATCGATACCCAGCCCACCGGCGGCAAGTTCGATGGCTGCTACGGGGTGATGGCCGGGCTGGAGGTGATCCGCACCCTCAACGACCTGGGCGTGGACACCGAAGCGCCGTTGGAAGTGGTGGTGTGGACCAACGAGGAAGGCTCGCGGTTTGCCCCCTGCATGATGGGGTCTGGGGTGTTCGCCGGTAAGTTCACGCTGGAGGAGACCCTGGCCAAGCGTGATGCACAGGGTGTCAGTGTTGGCGAGGCGCTCGATGCCATCGGCTACGCTGGCCAGCGCGCGGTGCTTGGGCACCCGGTGGGGGCTTATTTTGAAGCGCATATTGAGCAGGGGCCTATTCTCGAAGACCAGGCCAAGACCATCGGCGTGGTGCTCGGTGCCCTCGGCCAGAAGTGGTTCGACCTGACCCTGCGCGGCGTCGAAGCCCATGCCGGCCCGACGCCCATGCACCTGCGCAAGGATGCCCTGGTGGGCGCGGCGGCGGTGGTCGAGGCGGTCAACCGCACCGCTCATGCTCACCAGCCGCATGCCTGTGGTACGGTCGGGTGCCTGCAAGCTTACCCAGGGTCGCGCAACGTGATTCCGGGTGAGGTGCGCATGACCCTGGACTTCCGTCACCTTGAAGGCGAGCAATTGGATGCGATGATTGCCGAGGTGCGAGGGGTGATCGAAAGCACCTGCGCCAAGCATGGCCTGACGCATGAGCTGACCCCCACGGCGGATTTCCCGGCGTTGTACTTCGACAAAGGCTGCGTCGATGCCGTGCGCGATTCGGCAAGTAATCTTAGCCTGCCGCACATGGATATCGTCAGTGGTGCCGGGCATGACGCGATCTTCCTGGCCGAGTTGGGGCCAGCGGGGATGATTTTCGTGCCTTGCGAGAATGGCATCAGCCATAACGAAATCGAGAACGCCACACCGGAGGACCTGGCGGCGGGTTGTGCGGTGTTGTTGCGGGCGATGCTGGCGGCTTCGGAAGCGATTGCCAATGGGCGGTTGGCGGCGTAG
- a CDS encoding NUDIX hydrolase produces MLEPRIRSLALCVFHHQGKILVNVFDDPVTQQTLCRPLGGGIEFGERGSEAVAREIEEELGQSISDVRLLGTLESLFTYAGTPGHEIVQVFDARFDDTSLYQQPWLEGRESNGSPFRARWCDSADFDRIGPLVPQGLQALLRDLSLLG; encoded by the coding sequence CTGCTTGAACCGCGCATTCGCTCGCTGGCCCTGTGTGTGTTCCATCATCAGGGGAAAATTCTGGTGAACGTGTTCGATGACCCTGTGACGCAACAGACGCTGTGCCGACCACTCGGTGGTGGCATCGAGTTTGGTGAACGGGGCAGCGAAGCCGTCGCCCGCGAAATCGAAGAAGAACTGGGGCAGTCGATCAGCGATGTTCGCTTGCTTGGCACGCTGGAGAGCCTGTTCACCTATGCCGGTACGCCAGGGCATGAGATCGTGCAGGTATTCGATGCACGCTTCGATGACACCAGCCTGTACCAGCAGCCGTGGCTGGAGGGGCGGGAGTCCAATGGCAGCCCCTTCCGCGCCCGGTGGTGCGACAGCGCCGACTTCGACCGCATCGGCCCGCTCGTGCCCCAGGGCCTGCAAGCGTTGTTGCGTGACCTGTCGCTGCTGGGCTGA
- a CDS encoding RHS repeat-associated core domain-containing protein, producing MSQNRKQHLFYKNGQLASQIASDHAVTVFSVSNTLLAEQRSEGRSARISLLAVDLQSSVLNNSHRDSTHALAYTAYGHSKTRHGTASLMGFAGQRYDDATNCYLLGNGYRVYNPRLSRFLSADSLSPFTTRTHNAYAYCLGDPVNRHDPSGHMFSRIQQKWKTVKATFSKPRIHYIDKARDAIAEHPELEKYSALVDADNVTIGTLKAIYKKTKLETMRNDYQTAAEEKWRKQKGDEQGPLHGPINYDFDHSKYLETEEGIHYAGTVSMLDKFERRLDGLTPPHTARSEIRHS from the coding sequence ATGTCTCAGAACAGAAAGCAGCATTTATTCTACAAGAATGGACAACTGGCTTCGCAAATTGCCAGTGATCATGCAGTGACGGTGTTTTCAGTTTCAAACACGCTATTGGCAGAGCAGCGCTCAGAAGGACGCTCGGCCAGGATTTCATTATTGGCCGTGGATTTACAATCTTCGGTATTGAACAACTCCCATCGCGACAGCACTCACGCGCTCGCGTATACAGCATACGGACACAGCAAGACCCGCCACGGCACTGCCTCTCTTATGGGATTCGCCGGGCAGCGCTACGATGACGCTACAAACTGCTATCTGCTGGGTAACGGCTATCGCGTTTATAATCCAAGGCTATCGCGATTTTTATCAGCAGATAGTCTGAGTCCGTTTACGACACGCACACACAACGCCTATGCCTATTGTTTGGGTGACCCAGTGAATCGCCACGATCCTTCGGGGCATATGTTTAGTCGTATCCAACAAAAATGGAAAACGGTCAAGGCTACGTTTTCGAAACCGAGAATCCACTATATCGATAAAGCCAGAGATGCAATCGCAGAGCATCCTGAGCTCGAAAAGTATTCCGCTCTCGTTGATGCTGATAACGTAACCATTGGCACCCTCAAAGCGATCTACAAAAAAACGAAGCTTGAGACAATGCGTAACGACTACCAAACGGCAGCCGAAGAAAAGTGGCGCAAGCAAAAAGGTGACGAACAAGGCCCATTGCACGGCCCCATCAATTACGATTTTGACCATTCTAAGTATCTGGAGACTGAAGAAGGAATTCATTATGCAGGGACAGTGTCAATGCTCGACAAGTTCGAACGCAGGCTTGACGGCTTAACGCCTCCACATACGGCAAGGTCAGAGATACGTCATTCATAG